In Bacillus sp. SB49, a single window of DNA contains:
- a CDS encoding sodium-dependent transporter, whose translation MKQQEQWTSKLGFILAAAGSAIGLGAIWKFPYIAGQNGGGAFFLLFILFTLFLGLPLLLAEFSIGRTSQKDAIASYKEIAPRTKWHWVGILGMITSFLLLSFYSVIGGWIVAYLYKVITGQLNDLSSTDYADVFGSTISNPGISLLVQFIFMILTILVVARGVQKGIEQASKIMMPVLFLLFILLVIRAVTLDGAMEGITFLLQPDFSKVTSQTVLEAMGQSFFTLSVGVSVMVTYSSYLPKSESLPRAAFSIGGMNIFIVLLAGLAIFPAVFAFGLEPDAGPVLLFQVLPTIFSQLPFGMVFFGAFLLLFLFAALTSAFSMLEIIVSVLSKGDTRKRKKWAWIIGLAIFIVGTPSTLSYGLLADYTLFGRTFFDNMDYAVSNVLFPIGSLLIALFVANKMKKSALYEELSHGSSLKKGLFNVWFILLRYVAPLLIIIVMLDVIGVI comes from the coding sequence ATGAAACAACAAGAGCAATGGACATCCAAGCTCGGCTTCATTCTTGCAGCCGCAGGATCCGCTATCGGACTGGGTGCAATATGGAAATTCCCGTATATTGCCGGTCAAAATGGAGGAGGAGCATTCTTTCTTCTCTTCATCTTATTTACTTTGTTTCTCGGGCTTCCGCTGCTTCTGGCGGAATTCTCCATTGGACGTACATCCCAGAAAGACGCCATTGCATCCTATAAAGAAATCGCCCCCCGGACGAAGTGGCATTGGGTAGGTATTCTCGGAATGATTACTTCATTCCTGCTTTTATCCTTCTATAGTGTCATCGGCGGCTGGATTGTGGCTTATTTATACAAAGTCATCACGGGCCAACTCAATGATTTGTCCTCAACCGATTACGCGGATGTTTTCGGGAGCACCATTTCCAATCCCGGAATCAGCCTGCTCGTCCAGTTTATCTTTATGATCCTTACGATTCTAGTAGTAGCCCGAGGCGTTCAAAAGGGTATTGAGCAAGCCAGTAAAATTATGATGCCGGTCTTATTCTTACTATTTATCCTGCTTGTCATCCGTGCTGTGACGCTCGACGGAGCTATGGAAGGAATCACGTTCCTGCTGCAGCCGGATTTCAGCAAAGTAACATCACAAACCGTTCTGGAAGCAATGGGGCAGTCCTTCTTCACTCTTAGTGTCGGCGTGTCCGTCATGGTGACGTACAGCTCTTACCTGCCAAAATCAGAAAGTCTTCCTAGAGCGGCCTTTTCCATCGGTGGAATGAACATCTTCATCGTATTGTTGGCGGGGCTTGCTATTTTCCCTGCTGTCTTCGCCTTCGGACTTGAACCGGATGCTGGGCCTGTGTTGCTATTCCAGGTACTCCCGACGATCTTCAGCCAGCTTCCTTTCGGCATGGTATTCTTCGGGGCATTCCTGCTTTTGTTCCTATTCGCAGCTTTGACCTCTGCCTTCTCGATGCTTGAGATCATCGTTTCCGTCCTATCAAAAGGAGACACTCGGAAAAGGAAAAAATGGGCCTGGATCATCGGACTTGCGATCTTTATCGTCGGTACGCCGTCCACACTTTCCTACGGCTTACTCGCAGACTATACGCTGTTCGGCCGTACGTTCTTCGACAACATGGATTACGCCGTCAGTAACGTCCTGTTCCCGATTGGTTCCCTGTTGATTGCCCTGTTTGTCGCAAATAAAATGAAGAAAAGCGCTTTATATGAAGAACTCAGTCATGGCAGCAGTCTGAAAAAAGGGTTGTTCAATGTGTGGTTCATCCTGCTTCGCTATGTCGCACCCTTACTAATCATCATCGTTATGCTTGATGTGATCGGAGTTATCTAA
- a CDS encoding VOC family protein, with protein sequence MSIKLTPYLVFDGNAREALAFYEEALQGRITGIMKFKDMPENPDHPLPDEMKDRIMHAQLKAGEADIMFSDSYPGMSLKQGENVQLAILPDDEETAQHIFNALAAEGETIMPLQKTDWSPVYGQVKDKFGITFQINVDEEPSS encoded by the coding sequence ATGTCTATCAAATTGACCCCTTATTTAGTGTTCGACGGGAATGCAAGAGAGGCGCTGGCTTTTTATGAAGAAGCACTCCAGGGCCGTATAACAGGAATCATGAAGTTCAAGGACATGCCTGAAAACCCTGATCATCCACTGCCGGATGAAATGAAAGACCGGATTATGCATGCACAATTGAAAGCAGGAGAGGCAGACATCATGTTTTCGGATTCGTATCCCGGCATGTCTTTAAAACAGGGAGAAAACGTCCAATTGGCCATTCTTCCTGATGATGAGGAGACGGCGCAGCATATCTTCAACGCGCTTGCGGCGGAAGGGGAGACCATCATGCCTCTGCAGAAGACGGATTGGAGTCCGGTCTACGGGCAGGTAAAGGACAAGTTCGGCATCACATTCCAAATTAATGTGGATGAGGAACCTTCCAGCTGA
- a CDS encoding ABC transporter permease, with protein sequence MNGFSLLRYEMRAAVKRPAPLFLSIAIPLLLIVLVALMLQSFVEEGAEPVRAAVVDEDDTFQTKALINQLSEEKRLSQALTLTPMDAKEAEAAFEQGELAGVMMIPEGFTSSLMNGENDPIVVMTNEDDPVDATMLQVLLDSGADYISASQSAVNAVYDLSIREMPEGERSRRLQEVIITYSLFALDRNDVFEEEMVVSGAGIGWERHAYLAVMMTFIFLFLVCYQMLDGNRETGSILMRWRMADITFVHWVMAKQWKWGFVTFGMLELLVAITSRTDAALVQSPTLHLGLLLAALWMSAFAVLLFSLQIPAGMRFLILFVISIIGLLSAGAWVPRIYLPEWLSQNWNPYQLSYDVFQSALLDEDERGHLTGLALWGVGLNILGLAAALWREKRDAYLSIFTSK encoded by the coding sequence ATGAATGGGTTCTCGTTATTGCGTTATGAAATGAGGGCAGCCGTCAAACGGCCTGCCCCTCTTTTTTTATCTATTGCTATTCCCTTACTATTGATCGTACTCGTAGCATTGATGCTTCAAAGCTTCGTAGAAGAAGGCGCAGAGCCTGTACGGGCGGCGGTGGTTGATGAGGACGATACGTTCCAGACAAAAGCACTTATCAATCAGCTTTCAGAAGAGAAGCGGCTGAGTCAGGCATTGACGCTTACCCCGATGGATGCGAAAGAGGCAGAAGCGGCTTTTGAACAAGGGGAGCTTGCCGGTGTCATGATGATTCCGGAAGGATTTACGAGCAGTCTGATGAACGGTGAGAATGATCCAATCGTTGTCATGACGAATGAAGACGATCCTGTGGATGCAACGATGCTTCAAGTACTTCTGGATAGTGGAGCCGACTACATATCGGCATCCCAGAGTGCTGTTAATGCTGTTTATGATTTAAGTATCCGCGAAATGCCTGAAGGGGAAAGAAGCAGACGGCTTCAGGAGGTCATCATAACTTATAGTTTATTCGCACTGGACCGGAACGATGTTTTTGAGGAAGAGATGGTGGTTTCAGGAGCCGGTATCGGATGGGAGAGGCATGCGTATCTCGCTGTTATGATGACGTTCATCTTCCTTTTTCTCGTTTGTTATCAGATGCTCGACGGAAACAGGGAAACAGGGTCCATTCTGATGAGGTGGCGGATGGCTGATATCACCTTTGTCCATTGGGTCATGGCAAAGCAGTGGAAATGGGGCTTTGTAACATTTGGAATGTTGGAGCTGCTCGTTGCAATCACTTCCCGCACAGATGCTGCATTGGTGCAGTCTCCGACCCTTCATCTTGGGCTTCTGCTTGCCGCATTGTGGATGTCTGCCTTTGCCGTTCTCCTCTTCTCTCTACAAATCCCGGCAGGCATGAGGTTCTTAATCTTATTTGTTATATCCATTATCGGTCTTTTAAGTGCTGGGGCATGGGTACCGAGAATTTATTTACCTGAGTGGCTGTCCCAGAACTGGAATCCTTATCAATTAAGTTATGATGTCTTTCAATCAGCTCTGCTCGATGAGGATGAACGGGGACATCTGACAGGCTTGGCTTTGTGGGGCGTAGGTTTGAACATTCTTGGCTTGGCGGCTGCATTATGGAGGGAGAAGCGGGATGCTTACTTATCTATCTTTACATCTAAATAA
- a CDS encoding DUF6583 family protein, translating into MSEQPKKKGMNKWLIIILTVVVIAAIGGTAFALLKENNPMVMYMDAQKNTIDEQTERMAEYTEDQMELADRQMKEAYKSEGTVTMDMNFQGDQVQQVFPEVAMIQGVLSTVQLNLDSKYNPETKELYGGMDLQMQGSSLANGNFYQSEDTFAAQAPFVYDKYFAFGNDQLGDVLTKYTGSSEGLEELPNFAEYAQSQMTQEEAKEMLTEYAVALGKELKQDQFTLSEGEEYEGEKYDKVTIEISEKEAKQMLVTLLEKVKEDERIQDTLEQQAALQGNVEGVQMEDLQAELDKAIENIDKVKIPGGINGEAYIKDDLVAHQTWTMNIADDTDETIKVAISNDYMKDGEDKYTSTFDVNLSPDSKDESIAVKYEEKGEEKDKGLHVDYTIGVKSDFEQDNFTADLLLNTDYTNEGSKSDFELKLGGEAFEQQAMPAISGFINTTSKEDGDNKVNQKTDFGLNLSMDDPAMGNMSADIEFNFDNNLTFTDDLEFPALEENNTVQLMDVSDEEMMQIGQEVQMNFQEHLNSIMGGFGAGF; encoded by the coding sequence ATGAGCGAACAACCAAAGAAAAAAGGGATGAATAAGTGGTTAATTATCATCCTGACAGTCGTAGTTATTGCAGCAATCGGAGGAACGGCTTTTGCATTACTTAAAGAGAACAATCCTATGGTTATGTACATGGATGCTCAGAAGAATACGATCGATGAGCAGACAGAACGCATGGCTGAATACACAGAAGACCAGATGGAACTTGCAGACCGTCAAATGAAAGAAGCGTATAAGTCGGAAGGCACAGTGACAATGGATATGAATTTCCAAGGAGACCAGGTTCAACAGGTCTTCCCTGAAGTAGCGATGATTCAAGGGGTACTTTCAACCGTACAGTTGAATCTCGACAGCAAGTACAATCCTGAAACAAAGGAACTTTACGGAGGCATGGATCTGCAGATGCAGGGAAGCAGTTTGGCAAATGGTAACTTCTATCAGAGCGAAGATACTTTCGCTGCACAGGCTCCATTTGTATATGATAAGTATTTTGCATTCGGCAACGATCAGCTTGGTGATGTCCTTACCAAATACACAGGATCTTCCGAAGGTTTGGAAGAACTCCCTAATTTCGCTGAATATGCGCAGTCTCAAATGACGCAGGAAGAAGCGAAAGAAATGTTGACAGAGTATGCAGTAGCTTTGGGTAAAGAGTTGAAGCAGGATCAGTTCACGCTTTCTGAAGGCGAAGAATATGAAGGCGAGAAATATGATAAAGTAACGATTGAAATCAGTGAAAAAGAAGCGAAGCAGATGCTTGTTACCCTTCTTGAGAAAGTGAAAGAAGATGAGCGCATCCAGGATACGCTGGAACAGCAGGCAGCGCTTCAAGGAAATGTCGAAGGAGTTCAAATGGAAGACCTTCAGGCAGAGCTTGATAAAGCAATCGAAAATATCGACAAAGTTAAAATCCCTGGTGGAATCAATGGTGAAGCCTACATCAAGGACGATTTAGTAGCCCACCAGACTTGGACAATGAACATTGCTGATGATACGGACGAAACAATTAAGGTTGCAATCTCTAACGACTACATGAAGGATGGCGAAGATAAGTACACGTCTACCTTTGATGTTAACCTTTCCCCTGACAGTAAAGACGAGAGCATTGCTGTTAAGTATGAAGAGAAAGGTGAAGAGAAAGATAAAGGACTTCACGTTGATTATACAATCGGAGTGAAGTCAGACTTCGAGCAGGATAACTTTACAGCCGACCTTCTTTTGAACACGGACTATACGAACGAAGGTTCTAAGTCAGACTTCGAACTGAAACTTGGCGGAGAAGCTTTCGAACAGCAGGCAATGCCGGCGATTTCTGGATTTATTAACACGACTTCCAAGGAAGACGGCGACAATAAAGTCAACCAGAAAACAGATTTCGGTTTGAATCTGAGCATGGATGATCCTGCGATGGGCAATATGTCTGCAGACATTGAGTTCAATTTCGACAACAACTTGACGTTTACGGATGACCTTGAGTTCCCGGCACTGGAAGAGAACAACACAGTTCAGCTTATGGACGTTTCCGATGAGGAAATGATGCAGATTGGTCAAGAAGTTCAAATGAACTTCCAGGAACATCTTAACTCCATTATGGGCGGTTTCGGTGCAGGTTTCTAA
- a CDS encoding ABC transporter permease: MLTYLSLHLNKWKKRPVLFLLLFLFPLLSTCILYPLLERTAEETAVPVAIADEDDSSYSRIILERLQEAERLRFTAMTKEEAEKAVRKGTMEAAFILESGLEDTIRLGQVDNVVTWIRADESLLDVFAKEAVGAQVMRLALNAKAGVDVSAANGTASFEEAFAYSEEFWEPEPLFQVRFTERSPENPSMEAPKLEGWQVMVIQLFFLYSWMLALFFLRTILADDREGRLDRIRLLQGTTTRYFFHHFLLFSLVGIGSFALSICGLFYFAATPQELIEEWVIRSILVFAVTLFITWCLFMGTGRKRWSIPVLLLLALASFMLTVSGIGYLDMWPHYWLVKKW, encoded by the coding sequence ATGCTTACTTATCTATCTTTACATCTAAATAAATGGAAGAAGCGCCCGGTTCTTTTTCTGCTGCTTTTCTTATTCCCACTTCTTTCGACATGTATTTTATATCCATTGCTTGAAAGGACAGCAGAAGAGACGGCTGTGCCGGTAGCCATTGCTGACGAGGATGACAGTTCCTACTCACGAATCATTCTCGAACGTCTTCAAGAGGCAGAACGGCTCCGTTTTACTGCTATGACGAAAGAAGAAGCAGAAAAAGCGGTAAGGAAAGGTACCATGGAGGCTGCCTTTATTTTGGAAAGCGGCCTTGAAGATACGATACGGCTTGGGCAGGTGGACAATGTCGTCACATGGATACGGGCGGATGAATCACTATTAGACGTTTTTGCTAAAGAGGCGGTTGGAGCTCAAGTTATGCGGCTTGCCCTCAATGCAAAAGCAGGGGTGGACGTCTCGGCAGCGAACGGCACGGCATCCTTTGAAGAAGCGTTTGCTTATTCGGAAGAGTTCTGGGAACCGGAGCCTTTGTTCCAAGTCCGCTTTACGGAACGATCCCCGGAAAATCCATCAATGGAAGCTCCTAAACTGGAAGGTTGGCAGGTGATGGTTATCCAATTATTCTTCTTGTACAGCTGGATGCTTGCTCTCTTCTTCCTTCGAACAATATTGGCTGACGATCGAGAAGGACGCCTTGATCGTATCCGATTGCTGCAGGGGACGACGACGCGCTATTTCTTTCATCATTTTCTATTATTCAGTTTAGTTGGAATTGGCAGCTTCGCTCTGAGTATCTGCGGACTCTTTTATTTCGCTGCTACTCCTCAAGAGTTAATCGAGGAGTGGGTCATCCGCAGTATCCTTGTATTCGCTGTCACTTTATTCATCACCTGGTGTTTATTCATGGGGACGGGGAGGAAGCGGTGGTCGATTCCTGTCTTACTGCTGCTTGCCCTCGCATCATTCATGCTGACCGTATCCGGAATCGGATACCTCGATATGTGGCCCCATTACTGGCTCGTGAAGAAATGGTAG
- a CDS encoding ABC transporter ATP-binding protein has protein sequence MIHLQNVSKKYKRKEVLEPFTLTIREGSSVGVIGPNGAGKSTFLKLVASLDRPTKGKVFYDDIPYDKAVRRVRADIGYVPQDIALYEELTVKEQISFWRKLEKGKVDEGFLQTMIEMLRLDEVYQQRVDRLSGGWKRKVNLCIGLMRNPRICLLDEPTAGVDLAAKEDILSWLRQLHADGKTLIYISHDWYELKTLSDEFLLFAEKKPIFQGSQAEWMEGKEELLKSYESHKELKRILEFS, from the coding sequence ATGATTCATTTACAAAACGTTTCCAAGAAATATAAGCGAAAAGAAGTGCTTGAACCGTTTACTCTGACGATTCGAGAGGGAAGCTCCGTCGGTGTCATTGGTCCAAACGGTGCCGGTAAGTCCACGTTTCTAAAGTTGGTTGCATCCCTCGATCGTCCTACGAAAGGAAAAGTCTTCTATGATGACATACCGTATGACAAGGCCGTGCGCCGTGTCCGGGCAGATATTGGTTACGTGCCACAGGACATTGCGCTCTATGAGGAATTGACAGTCAAAGAACAGATTTCCTTTTGGAGAAAACTGGAGAAGGGGAAGGTAGATGAAGGTTTTCTTCAGACGATGATCGAAATGCTGCGGCTTGACGAAGTGTACCAGCAGCGGGTGGATCGCCTTTCCGGGGGGTGGAAACGGAAAGTAAACTTATGCATCGGGCTGATGCGGAATCCTCGAATCTGTCTTTTGGATGAGCCTACGGCCGGCGTCGATCTTGCAGCAAAGGAGGATATTCTATCATGGTTAAGGCAGCTTCATGCAGATGGCAAGACGCTCATTTATATCAGTCATGACTGGTATGAATTAAAAACGTTGAGTGATGAGTTCCTTCTCTTTGCTGAAAAGAAACCGATCTTCCAAGGATCGCAGGCAGAGTGGATGGAAGGGAAGGAAGAACTGCTTAAGTCCTATGAATCTCACAAAGAGTTAAAGCGTATTCTTGAATTTTCATAA